GCCGCCGATTTTGAGCCGCTCCCAGGACGAAACTGGAGTCGCCAGACGATGATGCGAATTAAACAGTCCGAGGCGATGCGGTTCGAGTCCCTTCAATTCCATGGGACAGTAAGAAATCCAGATGCTCTCATGATCTAGGTCCACTACTCGGGGCACGCTTTGGCAAGCGGTTTCCTCAGGACGAGTACCCGCGAAAAGGGGACGATGGAGGATGGCGAGTTGCATCTTCCCGGCATGATTGGGAATGGCGATTGGGAAGATGCTAGCATCCTTATTGTCCACATGAACAAAATCAATGCCGTGATACGGAGCAAAGGTGGCAAGCCCTAAACGCTTCCAGCGAAACAAATCCTCCGATACCGCAAGCGCAATCCGTGGACCTAAGGGCGAATACGCTGTGTAAGTCATTATGTAGCACTGAAGCGGTTTCAAGAACGTGATGCGAGGATCCTCGCAACCGCCGGTTCCGTCAGATCGTAATTCGTAATCAGTTTCAGGCTCCAACGCGATGCCAAGCCGCTCAACCCCCGTTGGATCACCAGCCTCATCAAACTTTACACGGGCAATGCCAATGCGCGAATAATTGCCCTGCGCGACGAGTCGCGGAAACAAATAAAGCAGGCCATCCGGCCCACGAACGACTGCTGGATTCAAGACACCCTCAACCTCAAGCGGATTGCCTGGCTCTGGCTCCATGATCTGCCTCAGACGCTGCAATTGAAAGCCACTCATCAGATATTCTCCTCATGAAATTTAGGTGTTAAAAATATTCCAAACAGGTGAGAGTCGCCTCAATCACTCTTTCGACTCATCAGGATATCTGATCTGCATAGAGACAACACCTGCTTCTTTAGTTGGATAGTCGTTACTATCAGGAATCCAATATCTCCGATAAAAATTATCTCTTAAATTCAGTTCATAACGATTTTGTATTTTCGACGAACATATGTACCAATCCAAGCGCCTGATCCGTCCTAGCAATAGACTTCATGCCATCCTTCTCGATGCCTGTGAGTGCACGAATGGCATCAATTGTTTCTGGCACAACAATCGCCTGATTGTACACCTGGTAATTGTAGAATAGTTCATCATCTTGTACTGTAAGATTGTCTTCCCAGAGTCCAACTTCCCACATGTCACCACGCGGGCGACCTAAATCACTCATCATCTCCAGGGTGCTGTTAAGCGCCACCATTCCCTCATCCATTCGCAAAAACGCAATACGAGGAGCTTTACGAAACGCTTCAAGCACTTCATCACGGCTAGCTGAGCGGGTTAATTGAACACTCCAGGAGTGTAAGTGACTTGTCGTATGCGCCGCCTTGACAGCAATGGTAATGACAT
The Phototrophicus methaneseepsis DNA segment above includes these coding regions:
- a CDS encoding glycosidase: MSGFQLQRLRQIMEPEPGNPLEVEGVLNPAVVRGPDGLLYLFPRLVAQGNYSRIGIARVKFDEAGDPTGVERLGIALEPETDYELRSDGTGGCEDPRITFLKPLQCYIMTYTAYSPLGPRIALAVSEDLFRWKRLGLATFAPYHGIDFVHVDNKDASIFPIAIPNHAGKMQLAILHRPLFAGTRPEETACQSVPRVVDLDHESIWISYCPMELKGLEPHRLGLFNSHHRLATPVSSWERLKIGGGTPPVLTRHGWLIIYHGVSELANGSDGQELRYSAGVMILSKNHPRTLRYRSAEPVMTPQLPEERLGIVSNVVFPTGIDQRGDIGLSDRFDIYYGMADNRIGVARLDLPNFIPQEGVVDPLEAEV